In Pseudomonas saudiphocaensis, one DNA window encodes the following:
- a CDS encoding DUF1249 domain-containing protein — MRVKRERYRVDLLELQSACEANYVRLMQLLPDMRDQPDVRRIAMSQGDRLLGVLVLQVVENCPYTSTLRITQEHCLPWLPAPRMEVRVYHDARMAEVISAENARRFRGIYPYPNAHMHQPNEKNQLNLFLGEWLGHCLACGYELEPVL, encoded by the coding sequence ATGAGGGTGAAGCGCGAGCGCTATCGTGTCGATCTGCTGGAATTGCAGTCGGCCTGTGAGGCGAACTATGTTCGGCTTATGCAGTTGCTACCCGATATGCGCGACCAGCCCGATGTGCGCCGTATAGCAATGAGCCAAGGGGATCGACTGCTGGGCGTGCTGGTGCTGCAGGTGGTGGAGAACTGTCCTTATACCAGCACGCTGCGTATCACTCAGGAGCACTGCCTGCCCTGGTTGCCGGCACCGCGGATGGAGGTGCGGGTCTATCACGATGCGCGCATGGCCGAGGTGATCAGCGCAGAAAATGCGCGACGCTTTCGCGGCATTTATCCCTACCCCAATGCGCATATGCATCAGCCCAACGAGAAGAACCAGCTCAACCTGTTTCTTGGTGAATGGCTGGGACATTGCCTGGCCTGTGGGTATGAGCTGGAACCAGTGCTCTAG
- a CDS encoding NUDIX domain-containing protein, which yields MTEIFKAGPDDVEIIQRDRCFSGFYNLDRFRLRHRLFRGGMGAEIERELFVRHDAVCVLPYDPQRDEVVLVEQFRMGAMARGDSPWLVETVAGLIDKDEQPEEVARREAVEEAGLEIGELWPVTAYYPSPGGSTERIHLYVGRCSSLGAGGVFGLEEEGEDIRAMVWPLDTALAALRDGSIDNAATIIALQWLALNRDEVREAWA from the coding sequence ATGACCGAGATTTTCAAAGCCGGGCCCGATGACGTGGAAATTATCCAGCGGGATCGCTGTTTCAGCGGTTTCTATAACCTGGATCGCTTCCGGCTGCGTCATCGATTGTTCCGAGGCGGCATGGGCGCAGAAATCGAGCGCGAGCTTTTTGTGCGTCACGATGCCGTGTGCGTGCTGCCTTACGACCCGCAGCGCGACGAGGTGGTACTGGTCGAACAGTTCCGTATGGGCGCTATGGCGCGCGGCGACAGCCCATGGCTGGTGGAAACCGTAGCCGGCCTGATTGACAAGGACGAGCAACCCGAAGAAGTGGCCCGCCGCGAAGCCGTGGAAGAAGCCGGGCTGGAGATCGGTGAACTCTGGCCGGTCACCGCTTATTACCCCTCGCCGGGCGGCAGCACCGAGCGCATTCATCTCTATGTGGGGCGCTGCAGCAGCCTGGGTGCAGGCGGCGTGTTTGGTCTGGAAGAGGAAGGCGAGGATATTCGCGCGATGGTTTGGCCGCTGGATACTGCGCTGGCTGCCTTGCGAGACGGTAGCATCGACAACGCTGCAACCATCATTGCCCTGCAATGGCTGGCCTTGAACCGCGATGAAGTCAGGGAGGCCTGGGCATGA
- a CDS encoding RsiV family protein, translating into MNPIYRLFENLGKVAGRHQQTIDLELSTALAAPAAFNRSALLFRNIVTLTTTALLLSACQHFGATPAVEIRQVVSEQRPAGCPEQDESCPLVNIDTEHFLNEPVLNALIDERLRRMTMFGPESQMPTTLESYQEAFLRDARPHWSSYLQAKLRERHGDILVVELSSYLFTGGAHGMPGRGFINFDRKQNRELRLNDILLPGQAGNFWRVARQAHQRWLVENEHDQDAEFIELWPFQQTAHIAMLKDSILLKYDVYSIAPYSSGHPELTIPHDQLKGIVRPEYL; encoded by the coding sequence ATGAATCCCATTTACAGGCTGTTTGAAAACCTCGGCAAGGTCGCCGGCAGGCATCAACAGACAATAGATCTGGAGCTTTCAACCGCGCTGGCAGCGCCGGCAGCTTTCAATCGGTCTGCATTGCTTTTTCGCAATATCGTCACCCTGACCACTACCGCCCTGCTGCTGAGCGCCTGCCAACATTTCGGTGCCACGCCGGCGGTCGAGATCAGACAGGTCGTCAGCGAACAACGCCCCGCAGGCTGTCCCGAGCAGGACGAGAGCTGCCCGCTGGTGAATATCGACACCGAACACTTCCTCAACGAGCCCGTGCTTAACGCGTTGATCGACGAACGGCTGCGGCGCATGACGATGTTCGGCCCCGAAAGCCAAATGCCTACGACTCTGGAGAGCTACCAGGAAGCCTTCCTACGCGACGCCAGGCCCCACTGGAGCAGCTACCTGCAGGCCAAACTGCGCGAGCGTCATGGCGATATTCTGGTAGTGGAGCTGTCCAGCTACCTCTTCACCGGCGGCGCCCATGGCATGCCGGGTCGAGGCTTTATCAATTTTGATCGCAAGCAGAATCGCGAGCTGCGCCTTAACGACATCCTGCTACCCGGCCAGGCCGGCAACTTCTGGCGCGTTGCACGCCAGGCGCACCAGCGCTGGCTGGTGGAAAACGAGCACGATCAGGACGCCGAATTCATAGAGCTCTGGCCGTTTCAGCAGACGGCTCATATAGCCATGCTGAAGGACAGCATCCTGCTCAAGTACGACGTCTACAGCATCGCCCCCTACTCCAGCGGGCACCCTGAACTGACCATTCCGCATGATCAGCTCAAGGGCATCGTTAGGCCGGAGTATTTGTAG